From a single Bacilli bacterium PM5-9 genomic region:
- a CDS encoding fructose-1,6-bisphosphatase II (product_source=KO:K02446; cath_funfam=3.30.540.10; cog=COG1494; ko=KO:K02446; pfam=PF03320; superfamily=56655; tigrfam=TIGR00330), translating to MDKNLALDLVRVTEVATIKAAEWLGKGDKNAADGAAVDGMRRMFNHIDVDGKIVIGEGEMDEAPMLYIGEHVGNVTENCEKIDIAVDPLDGTTIISKGQDNAISVIAVTPTGKMLHAPDMYMDKICVGPRGKGVVHLDLPLDHNIIALAKVLDKRVEDITVVMLDRERHQKHIDVCRKLGCRVKLVNDGDISTAWATCFDSSGIDLMIGSGGAPEGVLAAAAVKCMGGDFQGRLLPETQEEIDRCEAMGLEMGQLLTIEDLVRGDEVQFAATAVTDTDFMEGIKFEKPGQATTESIAMRAETNTIRFIKTVHHLNKKEKYIG from the coding sequence ATGGATAAAAATTTAGCGCTTGATTTAGTAAGGGTAACAGAAGTAGCAACCATAAAAGCAGCAGAGTGGTTAGGAAAAGGAGATAAAAATGCAGCAGATGGAGCTGCAGTTGATGGAATGCGTCGTATGTTTAATCATATTGATGTTGATGGTAAGATTGTTATTGGTGAAGGTGAAATGGACGAGGCACCAATGTTATATATCGGTGAACATGTAGGTAATGTAACAGAAAACTGTGAAAAAATTGATATAGCAGTTGATCCACTTGATGGAACAACAATTATTTCTAAAGGACAAGATAATGCAATTAGTGTAATCGCAGTAACACCAACTGGAAAAATGCTTCACGCTCCAGATATGTATATGGATAAAATTTGTGTTGGACCAAGAGGTAAGGGTGTTGTTCATTTAGATTTACCACTTGATCATAATATTATTGCTTTAGCAAAAGTTCTTGATAAAAGAGTTGAAGATATTACAGTTGTAATGTTAGATCGTGAAAGACATCAAAAGCATATTGATGTTTGTCGTAAATTGGGTTGCCGTGTTAAATTAGTAAATGATGGTGATATTTCAACAGCATGGGCTACTTGTTTTGATTCAAGTGGAATTGATTTAATGATTGGTAGTGGAGGTGCACCAGAAGGTGTTTTAGCTGCAGCAGCTGTTAAATGTATGGGTGGAGATTTCCAAGGTCGTCTATTACCTGAAACTCAAGAAGAAATTGATCGTTGTGAAGCAATGGGTCTTGAAATGGGACAACTATTAACTATTGAAGATTTAGTTAGAGGAGATGAAGTTCAATTTGCTGCAACAGCAGTTACTGATACTGACTTTATGGAAGGTATTAAATTTGAAAAACCTGGACAAGCAACAACTGAATCAATCGCAATGAGAGCTGAAACAAATACAATTAGATTCATTAAAACAGTTCATCATTTAAATAAAAAAGAAAAATATATTGGATAA
- a CDS encoding DNA-binding GntR family transcriptional regulator (product_source=COG1802; cath_funfam=1.10.10.10,1.20.120.530; cog=COG1802; pfam=PF00392,PF07729; smart=SM00345,SM00895; superfamily=46785,48008) has translation MSQIKKSAKDLAYDYIKERIISGEYAPKEKIDDVRIAKELNISKTPIREAIQVLVSQNFLNSTPKIGTTVTEIDIKDIYQLYEPLATIQGLAARIACLSIKKENIEYLVDINERIANAIRRDDFLSAMELDKEFHNYILKIADNPYITSFSNDLIMQVQRIEFMFLTTITSFSKSIDEHNDLIKALQNKDEEQAEKMMENNWLTTIPDVNIKSLSRLMNSLK, from the coding sequence ATGAGTCAAATAAAAAAAAGTGCAAAGGATCTTGCATATGATTACATTAAAGAAAGAATAATAAGTGGTGAATATGCTCCTAAAGAAAAAATTGATGATGTTAGGATTGCTAAAGAATTAAATATTAGTAAAACACCAATTCGTGAAGCAATTCAAGTTTTAGTATCACAGAATTTCCTTAACAGTACCCCTAAAATTGGGACAACAGTTACTGAAATTGATATAAAAGATATTTATCAATTATATGAGCCTTTAGCAACCATTCAAGGTTTAGCAGCACGTATAGCATGTTTATCTATAAAAAAAGAAAATATTGAATATTTAGTTGATATTAATGAAAGAATAGCAAATGCAATTAGAAGAGATGATTTTTTAAGTGCAATGGAACTTGATAAAGAATTTCATAACTATATTTTAAAAATTGCAGATAATCCTTATATCACAAGTTTTTCAAATGATTTGATTATGCAAGTTCAAAGAATTGAATTTATGTTTTTAACAACTATTACTTCATTTTCAAAATCAATTGATGAACATAATGACTTAATAAAAGCATTACAAAATAAAGATGAAGAACAAGCAGAAAAAATGATGGAAAATAACTGGTTAACAACTATTCCAGATGTTAACATTAAATCATTATCAAGATTAATGAATTCACTAAAATAA
- a CDS encoding aspartate aminotransferase (product_source=KO:K00812; cath_funfam=3.40.640.10; cog=COG0436; ko=KO:K00812; pfam=PF00155; superfamily=53383): MKISNRILNMPESPVRKMDTIATKIKESGINIHHLNIGDPDIKTPEIFFKAIKEYDTQILGYAKSEGVSDLVHSLQKYYKKFNLDFDYEDILVTAGGSEALQLILMSVCDYHEEILVFEPFYTNYNGFADVCDVKTVAVTTHSKNGFHLPSKEEIISKITPKTRAILFSNPGNPTGTVYTRDEIEMLADIAIEEDLYIISDEVYREFVYDGLESISSASIDRIKDRVIIVDSISKRYSACGARIGCLASKNKELMNQVLKICQNRLCVPTLDQIGAKALYDADQSFLNEVKAEYDSRRNLIYNELAGTNGISFIKPDGAFYLILDLPIKDAEHFVTWLLTEFSIDNETVMLAPAQGFYSTKGLGKNQVRIAYILDCDKLKRAAKIIKLGLKEYMKKYE; the protein is encoded by the coding sequence ATGAAAATTTCTAATAGAATTTTAAATATGCCAGAAAGCCCTGTTAGAAAAATGGATACTATTGCAACAAAAATAAAAGAAAGTGGAATTAATATTCATCACCTAAATATCGGTGATCCAGATATTAAAACACCTGAAATTTTTTTTAAAGCGATTAAAGAATATGATACACAAATATTAGGATATGCTAAATCTGAAGGAGTAAGCGATTTAGTACATTCTTTACAAAAATATTATAAAAAATTTAATTTGGATTTTGATTATGAAGATATTCTTGTTACAGCAGGCGGTTCAGAAGCTTTACAACTTATTCTGATGAGTGTTTGTGATTATCATGAAGAAATACTTGTGTTTGAACCATTCTATACAAATTATAATGGATTTGCTGATGTATGTGATGTAAAAACAGTTGCAGTAACTACTCACTCAAAAAATGGATTTCATTTACCAAGTAAAGAAGAAATAATTAGTAAAATCACACCTAAAACAAGAGCGATTTTATTTTCTAATCCTGGTAATCCAACTGGTACCGTTTATACAAGAGATGAGATCGAAATGCTTGCAGATATTGCAATCGAAGAAGATTTATATATTATATCCGATGAAGTATATCGTGAGTTTGTATATGATGGATTAGAAAGTATTAGTTCTGCTTCAATTGATAGAATTAAAGATCGTGTTATCATAGTTGATTCAATTTCAAAAAGATATTCAGCATGTGGTGCAAGAATTGGATGTCTTGCTTCTAAAAATAAAGAATTAATGAACCAAGTATTAAAAATATGTCAAAATCGACTTTGTGTTCCTACTCTTGATCAAATTGGTGCTAAAGCATTATATGATGCTGATCAATCATTTTTAAATGAAGTGAAAGCAGAATATGATAGTAGACGTAATTTAATTTATAATGAACTTGCTGGAACAAATGGAATTAGTTTTATTAAACCAGATGGTGCCTTCTATTTAATTTTAGATTTACCAATCAAAGATGCTGAACATTTTGTGACATGGTTGTTAACTGAATTTAGCATTGATAATGAAACTGTAATGTTAGCTCCAGCGCAAGGATTTTATAGTACAAAAGGATTAGGTAAGAATCAAGTTAGAATAGCATATATTCTTGATTGTGATAAATTGAAACGAGCTGCAAAAATAATAAAATTAGGATTAAAGGAGTATATGAAAAAATATGAATAA